In Legionella israelensis, the genomic window GGACAACGGCTAGCAAGGGTTGAATTGATCAAAAATTGAACTAAAATTACAAAAGGGATCAATGTTCAGGAAGAATTATGTTTCAATCCAGCCTTTATTTAAAAATCTTTATTATCACTTTACTCTCAAGCTTCTTCATTACTGCATCTTATGCCAATACCTTTATTTTTAACCCCAAAACATTAACCTGGAAAGCCATTAATGATAATGGAAAAGTGGTAAGGCAGGGGCGGGGGTCAGGTGGAAGAAAGTACTGTCCTGATATTGGCCGCTCTTGCAAAACACCTTCAGGTACTTATCGAATCATTAGTAAAAGAGGAGCAAATTGTCGTTCCAGTCGATATCCGGTGGGTAAAGGTGGTGCACCTATGCCATATTGTATGTTTTACAGTAAATATTATGCTATACATGGCTCACCTGATGTACCAAACTATAACGCTAGTCATGGTTGTATCAGAGTCAGGCCTCGTGATGCTCGATGGCTGTATTTTAATTTTATGCGAATTGGCACTAAAGTAATCGTGCGTCCTTATTAAGTCAGGAGTATCATATTAACTGTCATCGTCTTCATCAATACTGAATGAAGAGCCACAGCCACATGTTGTTTTCGCGTTAGGGTTGCGAATTACAAATTGCTCCCCTTGAATGCTTTGAATATAATCAATTTCTGCACTTTGCAGATATTGATAGCTCATTGAGTCAACCAGCAATTTTACCGATGATTCGCCATTTGAGCATGCTTGTTCTATGACTGTATCATCATCGGCAATGTTTTCATCAAAGGTAAAGCCATATTGAAACCCGGAGCATCCGCCTCCTGTGATATAAACACGAAGATTAAGCTTGGGGTTTTCTTCTTCTTCAATTAATGAAGCCACCTTATCAGCTGCGCTGACTGAAAAATAAATATCAGCCTCGTTATGCGTATCTTTATTTTGGATGTTATCAACAGCGGTCATTCTAAATAACTCCTGCGGTTTATTAAGCCTGCAATTTCGTTTTTGTTCAGGAAATCGGATTGTTAGGCGCTCTTACAACCTAATCCCACACTCATCTTTTTATATCGACCTCATGTTAATTATAACAATTATCGGATAACTTGTTCTATAGTTGCTCCACCCAGACATTGGTTTTTATGGTAAAAAACGATAAATTGACCTGGTGTTACAGCTCGCTGAAGTGAAGAGAACATAACACAATGCTGATTGCCATGACCTGGTGAGATTATACAGGCTTGCTCGTCTTGACGGTAACGGATTTTTGCATAGCAGGCAAGAGGTAATTTGTCACTACAGTCAACAAGCCAATGGATAGGCCCACAAATTAGCCCTTGTGAATACAATCTTGGATGTTGGCTTCCTTGGGCAACATACAGAGTATTGGTTGTAATATCCTTATCCACAACATACCAGGGCTTGTCATTTGCATGCTGCTGTCCGCCGATACCAAGACCTTGACGCTGTCCGATGGTATAAAACATCAGCCCATCATGGCGGCCAAGCTGACGATTTTGCATGTCTTTTATATCACCAGGTTTAGCTAAGACGAATTCCTGTAAAAAGGTTTTGAATCGTCTTTCACCGATAAAACATATACCGGTAGAATCTTTTTTTGCATGAGTGACCAACCCAAGTTGTCTGGCAAATGCTCTTATTTGCGATTTTGTATATTCTCCTATAGGGAAAAGTGATTTGCCTAAGGCTTCCGAGCTTACGGCATGAAGAAAATAGGTCTGATCTTTTTCCCTGTCTTTTGCTTTAAATAAATAGCCTGTACCATTTTCAATACGCCCCTTGGCATAATGCCCTGTAGCAATAAAATTCGCACCCAAACTCTGCGCATGTTGTAGAAAAGCATTAAATTTTATTTCTTTATTACAGAGAACATCTGGATTAGGGGTCCTTCCTTTGGAGTATTCGTCTAAAAAATAAGTAAATACGCGTTGCCAGTATTCTTCTGAAAAATTGACTGTGTGTAACGGGATGCGCAATTGATGACATACGGCCTGAGCATCAGCCAAATCCTGAGC contains:
- a CDS encoding L,D-transpeptidase, with translation MFQSSLYLKIFIITLLSSFFITASYANTFIFNPKTLTWKAINDNGKVVRQGRGSGGRKYCPDIGRSCKTPSGTYRIISKRGANCRSSRYPVGKGGAPMPYCMFYSKYYAIHGSPDVPNYNASHGCIRVRPRDARWLYFNFMRIGTKVIVRPY
- the erpA gene encoding iron-sulfur cluster insertion protein ErpA → MTAVDNIQNKDTHNEADIYFSVSAADKVASLIEEEENPKLNLRVYITGGGCSGFQYGFTFDENIADDDTVIEQACSNGESSVKLLVDSMSYQYLQSAEIDYIQSIQGEQFVIRNPNAKTTCGCGSSFSIDEDDDS
- the mnmA gene encoding tRNA 2-thiouridine(34) synthase MnmA, whose protein sequence is MKAKVIVGMSGGVDSSVAAWLLHEQGYQVEGLFMKNWEQDDEQSFCAAAQDLADAQAVCHQLRIPLHTVNFSEEYWQRVFTYFLDEYSKGRTPNPDVLCNKEIKFNAFLQHAQSLGANFIATGHYAKGRIENGTGYLFKAKDREKDQTYFLHAVSSEALGKSLFPIGEYTKSQIRAFARQLGLVTHAKKDSTGICFIGERRFKTFLQEFVLAKPGDIKDMQNRQLGRHDGLMFYTIGQRQGLGIGGQQHANDKPWYVVDKDITTNTLYVAQGSQHPRLYSQGLICGPIHWLVDCSDKLPLACYAKIRYRQDEQACIISPGHGNQHCVMFSSLQRAVTPGQFIVFYHKNQCLGGATIEQVIR